In Triticum aestivum cultivar Chinese Spring unplaced genomic scaffold, IWGSC CS RefSeq v2.1 scaffold37875, whole genome shotgun sequence, the genomic window TGATCTGGGATGCCCTTGTCCACAGCAATCTCGAACCATTCcagcttctttgccatcagctcaCTGCAGTTGTCACGAGCCCATATGGCCAACTGACCATCCACCCCATTGGCCACCCGCCCTGTGACGAGCTCCAGCAGCACCACACCAAAGCTGTAAGTGTCTACCTTCTCCGTCAGCTGGCTTGCGGCCCTCCCATATTCTGCAATTAATCATTTATATGACTAGTTAGTAAATAACCACACTAGTTGTAAGATGGAATTAAAAAAAAAGTCAGTACATGAACCGAACCCTCACCGTACCTGGAGCTGCATACCCAAAGTTACCAAACAAAGTCCCCACGATAGGCAATGGTTGGTCGAGCCCGGCCATGTTCATCTGGGCAGCACCAAAACTGGCTATCACGGCCTTGAAATTCTGATCGAGCAGGATGTTGATAGAGGTGATGTTGTGGTGGACAATCGATCTATTGCATCCGTGGTGTAAGTGGCAGAGCCCTTGGGCCACGCCAATGGCGATGGCCTTCCTCTGCGGCCAGCTCAGCGGCAGGTCGCCCTCCTCCCGCCGATGCAGCCACTGGTCCAGGCTGCCGTTCACCTGGTACGTGTAAACGAGCATGATTGCATTTTCCCTCTGGATGAAGTGTAGGACATTGACGATGTTGTCGTGACGGATGCTGGCTAAAAGGATCATCTCCGACTTGCAGCGGTTCTCCAGATTACCGTCCACTATTCCGTCCGAGTTCTGGAACTTCTTGACGACCAGCGTGGTCGGGAGACCGATGCCAGCAATGCCCTGAATGTGGACTAGGTAGAGTTGTTCGTCTTCCCCAATCCTTCTGCTAGCCCACATGCTTCTCTGATTATTTTCAGTAAGGCTGTCAACTATGCCTTGATCATTGAGCACAATGGACATCATCTCCACAGGGCGGCTGGTGCGCCGGAGCAGCCGTGATCCAGCCATTTTCAGCAGCCACGTAGCGGGGGAAGAGGTTGGCTTCAAAGGTGCTGAACCTGCACACGTATTTTAAGTATGAGAGATAGAGATGGATGCATC contains:
- the LOC123178042 gene encoding MDIS1-interacting receptor like kinase 1 (The sequence of the model RefSeq protein was modified relative to this genomic sequence to represent the inferred CDS: added 43 bases not found in genome assembly); translated protein: MAGSRLLRRTSRPVEMMSIVLNDQGIVDSLTENNQRSMWASRRIGEDEQLYLVHIQGIAGIGLPTTLVVKKFQNSDGIVDGNLENRCKSEMILLASIRHDNIVNVLHFIQRENAIMLVYTYQVNGSLDQWLHRREEGDLPLSWPQRKAIAIGVAQGLCHLHHGCNRSIVHHNITSINILLDQNFKAVIASFGAAQMNMAGLDQPLPIVGTLFGNFGYAAPEYGRAASQLTEKVDTYSFGVVLLELVTGRVANGVDGQLAIWARDNCSELMAKKLEWFEIAVDKGIPDQARYMEEMASVFRLGVDCTVDDPQQRPSMQLALKRLHHGCGRGRFGGLLTCYNLYITSEDVTQVQKV